A window of the Fusarium poae strain DAOMC 252244 chromosome 3, whole genome shotgun sequence genome harbors these coding sequences:
- a CDS encoding hypothetical protein (SECRETED:SignalP(1-16)): protein MQSIVIASLLATAVSANVNFMANPIMKRGALEARQTGLPSLGDISEECQSAVLDIAQGVPTPAPEIVSDLLENPQTDPCSFSTPASLSSEYGAYSSSIIAWYAKNQDDIMSAVKECPELAELASLVPVCEASATAAPSSLLASVTSAIGSATAVVPPVVSSADETAQTPVATPTSGESTPVETNGAVAREGGLLYVAAAAVAGVVAAL, encoded by the coding sequence ATGCAGTCCATCGTTATCGCCTCTCTCCTGGCCACCGCCGTCTCGGCCAACGTCAACTTCATGGCCAACCCCATCATGAAGCGTGGTGCTCTCGAGGCTCGCCAGACTGGCCTCCCTTCTCTCGGTGACATCAGCGAGGAGTGCCAGTCTGCCGTTCTCGACATCGCCCAGGGCGTCCCTACTCCTGCCCCTGAGATCGTCTCTGATCTCCTCGAGAACCCCCAGACCGACCCCTGCAGCTTCAGCACCCCTGCCTCTCTCTCCAGCGAGTACGGTGCCTACAGCTCCTCCATCATTGCCTGGTACGCCAAGAACCAGGACGACATCATGTCCGCGGTCAAGGAGTGCCCTGAGCTTGCTGAGCTCGCCAGCCTTGTCCCCGTCTGCGAGGCCTCTGCTACTGCCGCCCCCTCCTCCCTTCTCGCCTCTGTCACCAGCGCTATTGGCTCTGCCACCGCTGTCGTTCCTCCCGTCGTTTCTTCTGCAGACGAGACTGCCCAGACTCCTGTCGCTACTCCCACCTCTGGCGAGTCTACCCCCGTTGAGACCAACGGTGCTGTCGCTCGTGAGGGTGGCCTCCTCTAcgtcgccgccgccgctgtTGCcggtgttgttgctgctctcTAA
- a CDS encoding hypothetical protein (SECRETED:SignalP(1-18)~CAZy:CE4~CAZy:CBM18) has translation MKSSFAFVVAFLAVNVLSIPSFRSVFGLEKRQAGRCGTGFGGVCAANECCSSAGWCGTGYLYCSAPSCQIEYGPGCDANVRPTGSDTTNVARPKVGSIPYGQAIYRCNRNGDIALTYDDGPYTYTEDLLDLLQRYNVKATFYITGRNLGKGAINDPATPWPGLIRRMARDGHQIASHTWSHQRLTTLSRSKFWNQMIFNEIAFANILGYFPTYMRPPYSASNATTDAWLGELGYHVTYFNLDTEGYLHDSPNTIDTSKQIWDTTVEGKSPASNKWLHIEHDPVYQSVYNLTEYMLKSLVRNNFRGVTVGECLQDPKENWYRQVSPSSASSTTTAATSSATFPLTTNGRCGSRHGGATCRGEFNGETCCSQNGWCGSTDAHCGRGCQPVFGTCSGVSEPAGPEPTATNPGRCGPNFGGKRCDQWDPCCSRAGWCGTSSDHCGTGCQSAFGTCN, from the exons ATGAAGAGTTCATTTGCCTTTGTCGTCGCCTTCCTGGCTGTCAATGTCCTCTCAATACCTAGTTTCCGCAGTGTCTTTGGTCTTGAGAAAAGACAAGCTGGACGATGCGGGACAGGTTTTGGAGGCGTATGCGCTGCTAATGAGTGCTGTTCCAGCGCTGG TTGGTGTGGAACTGGGTACCTTTACTGCTCCGCTCCGTCATGTCAGATAGAGTACGGCCCTGGCTGTGATGCGAATGTGAGACCTACTGGTTCTGATACTACCAATGTTGCGAGGCCAAAGGTTGGAAGCATTCCATATGGGCAGGCGATTTATCGATGTAACCGAAACGGTGATATTGCTTTGACGTACGATGATGGTCCGTATACTTATACCGAGGATCTGCTTGACCTGCTCCAA CGCTACAATGTCAAGGCAACATTCTACATCACAGGTCGTAATCTTGGCAAGGGCGCCATCAATGATCCCGCAACCCCATGGCCTGGCCTGATCCGCCGCATGGCTCGCGACGGTCACCAGATCGCCAGTCATACATGGTCTCACCAGCGCCTTACTACCCTGTCACGTTCCAAGTTCTGGAACCAGATGATCTTCAACGAGATCGCCTTTGCAAACATCCTCGGTTACTTCCCAACGTATATGCGTCCCCCATACTCAGCCAGCAACGCTACCACAGATGCGTGGCTGGGTGAGCTAGGATACCACGTCACTTACTTTAATTTGGACACGGAGGGTTATCTGCACGACAGTCCAAACACAATCGATACCTCAAAGCAGATATGGGATACCACTGTAGAGGGAAAGTCCCCTGCTAGCAACAAGTGGCTTCACATCGAGCACGACCCTGTGTACCAAAGCGTATACAACCTCACCGAGTACATGCTCAAGTCTCTTGTCCGCAACAACTTCCGCGGCGTGACAGTCGGCGAGTGCCTTCAAGATCCCAAAGAAAACTGGTACCGTCAAGTCAGCCCCTCGTCTGCCTCGTCCACCACTACAGCGGCCACGAGCTCTGCGACGTTCCCACTGACCACGAACGGACGCTGCGGTTCTCGACACGGCGGGGCAACGTGCAGAGGAGAGTTCAACGGCGAGACGTGCTGTTCACAGAACGGGTGGTGCGGGAGTACGGATGCGCACTGCGGGAGAGGATGCCAGCCTGTTTTCGGGACGTGCAGTGGGGTTTCGGAGCCGGCGGGGCCGGAGCCGACTGCAACGAACCCGGGGCGATGCGGTCCTAATTTTGGAGGGAAGAGGTGTGATCAGTGGGATCCGTGTTGCTCAAGAGCTGGATGGTGTGGAACTTCGAGTGATCACTGTGGAACTGGATGTCAGAGCGCATTTGGAACATGCAATTAA
- a CDS encoding hypothetical protein (TransMembrane:13 (o44-67i111-129o135-157i169-195o201-222i251-277o289-306i326-347o367-384i391-408o420-438i459-479o534-553i)~BUSCO:13473at5125), with product MSLKETNEANHEAKTPAEAVRDITSPGVQRIKAMSEVITMTDRIFIFLGVFLISYAYGLDGTVRYAYQPSALNEFKEHSLQSSVNTLRAVIAAAAQPTAGKIADVFGRVELICISVFFYTIGTVIEAASQNLDTYSAGAVIYQIGYTMILLLVEVIIGDITSVRSRLFFSYIPALPFIINTWVSGDVTAAVLGATTWRWGIGMWCIIYPVCALPLIISLLVVGHRAKKQGHLVGYRSSFQQLGLKSFTVELFWLLDIIGVILLIAVFALLLVPLTIAGGFESKWSDPQVVAPLVVGFVCIPVFVIWELRAPHPLVPFHHMKDRSVWAPMGIACMLNFAWTMQGDYLYTVLQVSFNFSIKAATRVQSLYSFASVITGTILGLIVYKVRRFKVFIVSGTCLFLVAFGLLIRYRGDPSDSNQSGVIGAQILLGIAGGMFPYPAQASLQAYVTHERLAVMTGLYLALYQVGSAMGNAVSGAIWTQVLPIRLASSFSSFGNETLAVYTYSQPLSAILDFPVGSDERTAMIDAYKHVQRLLTITGICLCIPLIAFSLCLRNPKLTDQQNLVEDERPGETTERASASA from the coding sequence ATGTCCCTCAAAGAAACAAACGAGGCCAACCATGAGGCCAAAACGCCTGCCGAGGCCGTGCGCGACATCACGTCGCCCGGTGTTCAGCGCATCAAGGCCATGTCCGAAGTCATCACCATGACAGATCGcatctttatctttttagGCGTCTTCCTCATCTCTTATGCCTACGGTCTCGACGGAACAGTTCGCTACGCCTACCAGCCTTCAGCCTTGAACGAATTCAAGGAGCACTCACTGCAATCCTCCGTCAACACCCTCCGCGCCGTcatcgctgctgctgctcagcCTACCGCTGGTAAAATTGCTGATGTTTTTGGCCGTGTCGAACTTATCTGTATCTCCGTCTTTTTCTACACCATCGGTACTGTTATTGAGGCTGCCTCGCAGAATCTCGATACCTACTCTGCTGGTGCTGTCATTTACCAGATTGGTTATACCATGATCTTGCTGTTGGTCGAAGTCATTATCGGAGATATTACCTCGGTCAGATCTCGTCTGTTCTTCAGTTACATCCCTGCTCtgcccttcatcatcaacacctGGGTTAGTGGCGACGTCACAGCTGCTGTGCTCGGTGCTACAACCTGGAGATGGGGAATCGGCATGTGGTGCATCATTTACCCCGTCTGCGCCCTTCCTCTCATCATCAgtctcctcgtcgtcggtcATCGTGCAAAGAAGCAGGGCCATCTCGTTGGTTACCGTTCATCCTTCCAGCAACTCGGTCTCAAGAGCTTCACTGTCGAACTCTTCTGGCTTCTCGACATCATTGGAGTCATCCTGCTCATCGCCGTCTTCGCTCTGCTTCTCGTCCCCTTGACCATCGCTGGTGGTTTCGAGAGCAAGTGGTCTGACCCCCAAGTCGTTGCCCCTCTTGTTGTCGGCTTTGTCTGCATTCCCGTGTTCGTCATCTGGGAACTCCGTGCTCCTCACCCGCTCGTGCCCTTCCACCACATGAAGGACCGCTCCGTCTGGGCTCCCATGGGTATCGCGTGCATGCTCAATTTTGCCTGGACAATGCAAGGCGATTACCTCTACACTGTCCTCCAGGTCTCCTTCAACTTTAGCATCAAGGCGGCCACCCGAGTCCAGTCCCTCTACTCATTCGCCAGTGTCATTACCGGCACGATTCTCGGCCTTATCGTCTACAAGGTGCGCCGCTTCAAGGTTTTCATCGTATCCGGCACGTGTCTGTTCCTTGTCGCCTTTGGTCTGCTCATCCGCTACCGAGGTGACCCCAGCGACTCGAACCAATCCGGTGTCATTGGCGCTCAGATCCTCCTCGGTATCGCGGGTGGAATGTTCCCCTACCCCGCCCAGGCCTCTCTCCAAGCCTACGTTACACACGAGCGACTTGCTGTCATGACAGGTCTGTACCTGGCCCTGTATCAAGTCGGTTCCGCCATGGGCAACGCCGTGTCGGGCGCCATCTGGACCCAGGTCCTGCCTATTCGTTTGGCTTCCAGCTTCTCCAGCTTCGGAAATGAGACTCTCGCTGTTTACACCTACTCGCAGCCTCTTTCCGCCATCCTCGACTTCCCTGTCGGCTCCGACGAGCGCACTGCCATGATTGACGCGTACAAGCATGTGCAGAGGCTGCTTACCATTACTGGTATCTGCCTGTGTATCCCTCTTATCGCCTTTTCTCTGTGCTTGCGTAACCCCAAGCTCACTGATCAGCAAAACTTGGTTGAGGATGAGAGGCCTGGTGAGACCACCGAGCGTGCCAGTGCTAGTGCTTGA
- a CDS encoding hypothetical protein (SECRETED:SignalP(1-16)): MKLLSIVFLLMAVVSASPTTPSKTFDKRATTTWCEAFGSLQTAGYTIYHNNWGRGEAASGEQCTTFNSYKSGSFSWSTKWTWAGGNIHVKSYSNVALENINKKVSAIKSIPTKWTWRYTGTNMVSDVAYDLWLAPSVGASNKYEVMIWVGSYGGAGPISDHGSTPLVTLTINGSQWKLFRGPNGDTTVYSFVSTKNLGNFQGDLLPFLTYLTKSQGVPSSYVATSFQAGTEPFVGGVVVTIWVLGPATIHRHYQPSHGLDQFEHRPQDIHSSTNSLQAWSDASTADTSEIVNGKPRRSTEATRLSLFEDDSSPIIPELPTHGGNPPLVGA; this comes from the exons ATGAAGCTCCTTAGCATTGTATTCCTCCTCATGGCTGTGGTATCAGCTTCGCCCACAACTCCCTCCAAGACCTTCGACAAGCGCGCAACCACCACCTGGTGCGAAGCCTTTGGGTCCCTCCAAACAGCCGGATATACCATCTACCACAACAATTGGGGACGCGGCGAAGCAGCGTCCGGAGAACAGTGTACAACATTCAACTCGTACAAGAGCGGTTCTTTCTCCTGGTCCACCAAATGGACATGGGCCGGAGGCAACATCCACGTCAAATCGTACTCCAACGTTGCCCTCGAGAACATCAACAAAAAAGTCTCGGCGATCAAGTCCATTCCTACAAAATGGACATGGCGATACACGGGAACAAACATGGTCTCTGATGTTGCGTACGATCTCTGGCTTGCGCCTTCAGTCGGTGCCAGCAACAAGTATGAGGTTATGATTTGGGTGGGTAGCTATGGTGGTGCTGGACCTATTTCTGATCATGGTTCTACACCTCTTGTGACTTTGACTATCAATGGGTCTCAGTGGAAGCTATTCCGTGGACCTAATGGCGATACAACTGTGTACTCTTTTGTGTCGACGAAGAATCTGGGCAACTTCCAAGGCGATCTTCTTCCCTTTCTTACGTATCTTACTAAGAGCCAGGGTGTTCCGAGTAGTTATGTTGCTACTAGCTTCCAGGCTGGTACTGAGCCCTTTGTCG GAGGCGTTGTTGTTACAATATGGGTCTTGGGCCCAGCAACTATCCACCGACATTACCAACCCAGCCATGGCCTAGACCAGTTTGAACACCGGCCCCAGGACATTCACAGCTCGACAAACTCTCTCCAGGCCTGGTCAGACGCATCTACAGCCGATACCTCGGAGATTGTTAACGGTAAACCCAGACGTTCAACCGAAGCCACACGATTAAGCTTATTTGAGGACGACAGCTCACCAATCATACCTGAGCTTCCTACCCACGGAGGTAACCCACCCCTGGTCGGCGCATGA